One genomic window of Devosia salina includes the following:
- a CDS encoding response regulator, with product MDNITVLVVEDEVLVVLELEDALRDAGYSVVTANNGHEGLKLAEELFGSIRGIITDIRVGAGPDGWHIAHRVRELNPQIAVVYMSGDSASDWAANGVPNSHMIHKPFATAQVVTAISQLINEADRQL from the coding sequence TTGGACAACATTACGGTCCTCGTCGTGGAAGATGAGGTTCTAGTCGTTCTTGAACTAGAGGATGCGCTTCGCGATGCTGGCTACAGTGTCGTGACGGCAAACAACGGGCATGAAGGTCTCAAGCTGGCAGAAGAGCTTTTCGGCTCCATACGCGGAATTATCACCGATATCAGAGTTGGCGCAGGTCCTGACGGTTGGCATATCGCCCATCGGGTGCGCGAGTTGAACCCCCAGATTGCGGTGGTCTACATGAGCGGCGATAGCGCGTCGGACTGGGCCGCAAATGGCGTCCCGAACAGTCACATGATCCACAAACCGTTTGCGACTGCTCAGGTAGTGACGGCTATCTCCCAGCTCATCAATGAAGCTGACCGGCAGTTGTGA
- a CDS encoding PAS domain-containing protein produces MTSHINRCGTMAPIKHPFAENKIKDTKLDPSAQALTLSDIRAPDAPLVYVNQGFEKMTGYRRKDAIGQNCRFLQGPDTSPDAVAQMRAAIEHGESLLIDVLNYRQNGTPFWNRLSLAPVADSSGRVTHYIGIQSDITKMRLLQDRLHSIALALAVEDKFVLD; encoded by the coding sequence ATGACCTCTCATATCAACCGCTGTGGAACAATGGCGCCCATCAAGCACCCTTTCGCTGAGAACAAGATCAAGGATACCAAGCTTGACCCCTCGGCTCAGGCCCTGACCCTATCGGATATCCGCGCCCCTGACGCCCCTCTCGTCTACGTGAATCAAGGGTTCGAGAAGATGACGGGCTATCGGCGCAAAGACGCGATAGGGCAGAATTGTCGCTTTCTTCAAGGTCCCGACACCAGCCCCGATGCGGTAGCGCAAATGAGGGCGGCAATAGAACATGGCGAATCTCTGCTCATCGACGTGCTCAATTACCGCCAGAACGGCACCCCGTTCTGGAACCGGCTTTCTTTGGCGCCGGTCGCAGATTCGTCCGGGAGAGTAACGCATTATATCGGCATCCAGAGCGACATCACGAAGATGCGCCTTCTGCAGGACCGACTTCACTCCATTGCGCTGGCGTTGGCGGTTGAGGACAAGTTCGTCCTGGACTGA
- a CDS encoding VOC family protein produces the protein MARLKELVIDSDVPSRLAKFWADALDGYSVMPYDDEEIARLASLGLTPETDPSVMIIGPGIRLCFQLREGPRPQRNRLHLEVEALNVDEEMTRFTVLGANYVRREKGYVVMTDPEGNNFCICQGPGGHLD, from the coding sequence ATGGCTCGCCTAAAGGAACTGGTCATAGACAGCGACGTGCCATCGCGCCTGGCCAAGTTCTGGGCTGACGCTCTCGATGGCTACTCTGTTATGCCATACGACGACGAAGAGATTGCTCGGCTGGCGTCACTCGGCCTCACCCCCGAGACTGATCCATCGGTCATGATAATTGGACCGGGGATTCGGTTGTGCTTTCAGTTGCGCGAGGGGCCACGTCCACAGCGAAACCGGCTTCATCTCGAAGTTGAAGCGCTAAATGTGGACGAGGAGATGACGCGCTTCACCGTACTCGGAGCAAATTATGTGCGAAGAGAAAAAGGATATGTGGTGATGACGGACCCGGAGGGCAATAACTTCTGCATCTGCCAGGGCCCTGGCGGCCATTTAGATTGA
- a CDS encoding FecR family protein encodes MHFGKSILIAAMLASVSTAVLAQDWTAERLRGQVLQFEHGDWTALERGDVVPDGRKIRTGSTGRVELVRGQERIALAGNTEVEVRDAAGQKMTSVLQFHGSVTIEAERRNVQHFSVQTPVLAAVVKGTQFTVTYRNGQARVDVDRGVVQVQDSAHDMVVDVTPGQAAEASQMAPVDVSGPGSDRVVYLIEGNVVPAVAREAVLRGDVAAEDALDAVRNGTIPNANARANANANANSAGQGNAVSANARASNNGNGNSGNSGPPSHSNAGGNGNGPPAHSNAGGNSSGAGNNGNGNGNGPPSQSNTGGNGDDPPEHSNAGGNSSSGSSGSGNGPPEHSNAGGNGKGNGKKDD; translated from the coding sequence ATGCATTTTGGCAAGTCCATTCTAATAGCCGCGATGTTGGCCTCTGTCAGCACGGCGGTTTTGGCCCAGGACTGGACCGCGGAGCGACTGCGCGGTCAGGTCCTGCAGTTCGAACACGGGGACTGGACGGCGCTGGAGCGTGGCGACGTCGTGCCTGACGGCCGCAAGATCCGCACCGGCAGCACTGGTCGGGTCGAACTGGTACGCGGACAGGAGCGCATCGCCCTCGCCGGCAATACGGAGGTGGAGGTGCGCGATGCTGCCGGGCAGAAGATGACCAGCGTCCTGCAGTTCCATGGCAGCGTGACCATCGAGGCCGAGCGGCGCAATGTGCAGCATTTCTCTGTGCAGACGCCAGTGCTGGCCGCCGTGGTCAAGGGCACGCAGTTCACCGTGACCTATCGCAATGGACAGGCACGCGTGGACGTGGACCGCGGCGTGGTGCAGGTGCAGGACAGTGCCCATGACATGGTGGTGGATGTGACACCTGGGCAGGCCGCCGAGGCCAGCCAGATGGCGCCGGTGGATGTGAGCGGACCCGGCTCGGATCGGGTGGTCTACCTGATCGAGGGCAATGTGGTGCCGGCGGTGGCGCGCGAGGCGGTGCTGCGGGGAGACGTGGCGGCAGAAGATGCCCTCGATGCGGTAAGGAACGGTACCATTCCCAACGCCAACGCAAGGGCCAATGCCAATGCCAATGCCAATTCCGCAGGCCAGGGCAATGCGGTCAGCGCCAATGCCCGAGCCAGCAACAATGGGAACGGAAACAGCGGCAATAGTGGCCCGCCATCACACTCAAATGCAGGCGGCAACGGAAATGGGCCTCCGGCGCACTCGAACGCGGGCGGAAACAGTTCAGGGGCCGGCAATAACGGCAATGGGAATGGCAACGGTCCCCCGTCACAATCGAACACCGGTGGGAATGGAGATGACCCGCCAGAGCACTCAAATGCCGGCGGCAACTCAAGCTCGGGCAGCAGCGGTAGCGGAAATGGTCCGCCAGAGCATTCGAACGCTGGTGGGAACGGGAAGGGAAACGGCAAAAAGGATGACTGA
- a CDS encoding SOS response-associated peptidase family protein produces MRNLMTRERAEGGGRAPLTPDSGTTNVRNIFNGTRWNAHWNRWIGVENRCVVPFTSFSEFDNTFEDGKKKGDTWFAFDESRPLAFFAGIWVKDWTSVRKVRTGLETTDLFGFLTCEPNDVGGSIHMKAMPVILIKPDEIELWLTAPKEETIKLQRPLPDGVLVAVNAKQDRPPRA; encoded by the coding sequence GTGCGCAATCTCATGACTCGCGAACGGGCGGAAGGTGGGGGTAGGGCACCGCTTACGCCTGACAGCGGGACCACCAACGTTCGCAACATCTTCAACGGCACGCGCTGGAATGCCCATTGGAACCGCTGGATAGGCGTTGAAAATCGCTGCGTTGTGCCCTTCACGTCCTTCAGCGAGTTCGACAACACTTTCGAGGACGGCAAGAAGAAGGGCGACACCTGGTTTGCCTTCGATGAAAGCCGCCCCTTAGCCTTCTTCGCAGGCATATGGGTCAAGGACTGGACAAGCGTGCGAAAGGTCCGCACTGGCCTGGAAACCACTGACCTGTTCGGCTTCTTGACCTGCGAGCCGAATGACGTGGGGGGCTCAATCCATATGAAGGCCATGCCGGTCATACTGATAAAACCAGATGAAATCGAGCTTTGGCTCACCGCGCCGAAAGAGGAAACCATTAAGCTCCAGCGGCCATTGCCGGACGGTGTGCTAGTGGCCGTGAATGCGAAGCAGGACAGGCCGCCTAGGGCTTGA
- a CDS encoding IS3 family transposase (programmed frameshift) gives MSKRKQHSPEFKAKVALEALKGEETVSELASRFGIHPTMIHQWKRALLEGASGVFERGGRKRPEIDDEQVKDLHAKIGELAVANDFLSRKLALGREVRRGMIEPDHPVLSIGKQCTLLSIARSSFYYTPKGETEINLALMRRIDGQFLETPFFGVRQMTWHLRNEGHVINEKRVRRLMRLMGLMPIYQKPNTSRPAKGHKIWPYLLKGLRVERPNQAWAADITYLPMRRGFLYLVAIMDWHTRKVLAWRISNTLEADFCIEALNEAVHKFGPPEIMNTDQGSQFTSFAWTDRLRRMGVRISMDGKGRFLDNIFVERLWRTLKYECVYLHAWETGSQARAGVREWVDFYNNRRPHSALGGKPPAVIYWQRIDQNQPDQQVQRVA, from the exons ATGTCGAAACGCAAGCAGCATTCGCCCGAGTTCAAGGCGAAGGTCGCCCTGGAAGCATTGAAGGGCGAAGAGACGGTATCGGAATTGGCGAGCCGGTTCGGAATTCACCCCACGATGATCCACCAATGGAAACGGGCGTTGCTCGAAGGGGCATCGGGTGTGTTCGAGCGCGGCGGGCGCAAAAGGCCTGAGATTGACGATGAACAGGTCAAGGATCTGCATGCCAAGATCGGAGAGCTGGCCGTCGCCAACGATTTTTTGTCCAGAAAGCTC GCCTTGGGGCGGGAAGTGAGGCGAGGGATGATAGAACCTGATCACCCCGTGCTCTCAATTGGCAAACAGTGCACGCTGCTGTCGATCGCGCGCTCTTCGTTCTACTACACGCCGAAAGGCGAGACCGAGATCAACCTTGCCCTGATGCGCAGGATCGATGGGCAATTCCTGGAAACGCCCTTCTTCGGAGTCCGGCAGATGACCTGGCACCTGCGCAATGAAGGTCACGTGATAAACGAGAAGCGCGTGCGTCGGCTGATGCGGCTCATGGGCCTGATGCCGATTTATCAGAAGCCCAATACCTCGAGACCAGCCAAGGGGCACAAGATCTGGCCCTATCTTCTGAAGGGGTTGAGGGTGGAGCGCCCGAACCAGGCCTGGGCTGCGGATATCACGTATTTACCGATGCGCCGGGGCTTTCTCTACCTGGTGGCCATCATGGACTGGCACACCCGCAAGGTCTTGGCATGGCGCATCTCGAACACGCTGGAGGCAGACTTCTGCATCGAGGCGTTGAACGAGGCGGTCCACAAGTTCGGTCCGCCCGAGATCATGAACACCGATCAGGGGAGCCAGTTCACGTCCTTTGCCTGGACCGATCGGTTGCGACGAATGGGGGTGCGCATCTCCATGGATGGCAAGGGCCGGTTCCTCGACAACATCTTTGTCGAGCGGCTCTGGAGAACCCTCAAATACGAATGCGTCTACCTGCACGCCTGGGAGACCGGGTCACAGGCCCGCGCCGGCGTCCGCGAATGGGTGGACTTCTATAATAACCGACGCCCTCATTCCGCCCTTGGCGGAAAACCGCCTGCCGTGATCTATTGGCAGCGCATTGACCAAAACCAACCCGACCAGCAGGTGCAACGAGTAGCTTAA
- a CDS encoding spike base protein, RCAP_Rcc01079 family yields MVDRFSGHTPGFESPAQSGFAVTPADGQALAETTRAP; encoded by the coding sequence ATGGTCGACAGGTTTTCCGGGCACACGCCCGGCTTTGAGTCCCCCGCCCAATCGGGATTTGCCGTAACGCCCGCAGATGGCCAGGCGCTGGCCGAAACCACGCGCGCCCCTTAA
- a CDS encoding phage head spike fiber domain-containing protein — protein sequence MSAPSAIPKFKSLDTLTLADQDCGVVSFFALPGSAIPLRTHVFDGTGNTATSWTVSGSTISKGGTIENNPALTRHIADVIETYPNGLVRLWTTFRNVSGSPLTYAAHPHIQGTTGVPAMATACWMGGHQLEKGRWPTSQIITNGSTTTRAADSLSLPAATAGAGSAPSFALAARYLGGQTGFPWLPSLNDGSAANEIGLYVAANAGSLNRKVNTAVTAQTDVRPMAASASPTLPVATTSPPPCAWPLMTSRPGPAATATARWKAATIRWWCRGLVSCRFGRDKVGPIEAQCY from the coding sequence GTGAGCGCTCCCTCCGCCATTCCCAAGTTCAAGAGCCTCGATACCCTCACCTTGGCCGATCAGGACTGTGGCGTGGTTTCGTTTTTCGCCCTGCCCGGCTCGGCCATTCCGCTCCGCACCCATGTCTTTGACGGCACCGGCAATACCGCGACCAGTTGGACCGTCTCCGGTAGCACTATCAGCAAGGGCGGCACGATCGAGAACAATCCTGCTCTCACCCGCCACATAGCCGACGTCATCGAAACCTATCCCAATGGCCTTGTCCGGCTCTGGACGACCTTCCGCAATGTGTCGGGCAGCCCCCTCACCTATGCGGCCCACCCACATATCCAGGGGACGACCGGAGTACCCGCCATGGCCACTGCCTGCTGGATGGGCGGACACCAGCTCGAAAAAGGCCGCTGGCCGACTTCGCAGATCATCACCAATGGCAGCACGACCACCCGCGCTGCGGATAGCCTCAGCCTGCCGGCCGCGACGGCGGGCGCCGGCAGCGCGCCGAGCTTTGCCCTTGCGGCGCGCTACCTGGGCGGGCAGACAGGCTTTCCCTGGCTCCCCAGCCTCAACGACGGCAGCGCCGCTAACGAAATCGGCCTCTACGTCGCCGCCAATGCCGGGAGCCTTAACCGCAAGGTCAATACCGCCGTCACCGCCCAGACCGATGTAAGACCCATGGCAGCGTCGGCATCACCAACCTTGCCTGTGGCGACCACATCACCGCCGCCATGCGCGTGGCCACTAATGACCTCAAGACCTGGGCCCGCCGCAACAGCGACAGCCCGGTGGAAAGCAGCGACGATACGGTGGTGGTGCCGGGGTTTGGTCAGTTGCAGATTTGGACGGGACAAGGTGGGGCCAATCGAGGCGCAGTGTTATTGA
- a CDS encoding glycosyltransferase encodes MKLNTLFLTLRADIGGGPEHLYQLLQHLPAGILPIVACPDEEPYFGRYARLIGPNNVIPVPHRAFKLDAFGYLADEIRKRKVALVHSHGKGAGIYSRLLSARTGVLVVHTFHGLHVGEYGRVKKAGYLAIERALGWFTGAAICVSDGERKLIEAAGFMPQSKLRTVVNGVAIPELRSAEPDQTRLDIVSVSRFDHQKNPELAIEIARQLRQAQPDLKFCLTIVGDGEKRQACIDAVQAAELGEYVSLPGASSNPRSYFRDAHLYLSTSRWEGMPLGVLEAMSEGLPIVATDVVGNRDLVGHNSNGLLFSDGDAVGGAACVANLLDETARHALGAASRAAVESRYSVNVMAQRTAAIYREVLGAG; translated from the coding sequence ATAAAACTGAACACCCTGTTCCTAACCCTGCGCGCTGACATAGGTGGGGGGCCAGAGCACCTCTACCAATTGTTACAGCATTTACCGGCCGGGATCTTGCCGATCGTCGCGTGTCCAGATGAGGAGCCTTATTTCGGTCGGTATGCGCGGCTCATCGGACCTAATAACGTGATTCCTGTGCCGCATCGGGCGTTCAAGCTTGATGCCTTTGGGTATCTGGCCGACGAAATCAGAAAGCGCAAGGTCGCGCTCGTTCACTCGCACGGTAAGGGTGCAGGCATATATAGTCGGCTGCTATCCGCCCGTACCGGTGTGCTAGTGGTGCATACCTTTCATGGTTTGCACGTGGGTGAGTATGGCCGCGTCAAGAAGGCCGGGTATCTGGCAATCGAACGTGCTCTTGGCTGGTTCACCGGGGCCGCGATATGCGTGTCAGACGGAGAGCGGAAGCTGATCGAGGCGGCTGGCTTTATGCCGCAAAGCAAGCTGCGAACCGTCGTCAATGGCGTTGCCATTCCGGAGTTGCGGTCGGCGGAGCCTGATCAGACTCGCCTGGATATCGTTTCAGTCAGCCGGTTCGATCATCAGAAGAATCCTGAGTTGGCCATCGAGATTGCCAGACAGCTGCGGCAAGCACAGCCGGACCTCAAGTTCTGTTTGACCATCGTTGGCGACGGGGAGAAGCGCCAAGCCTGCATAGACGCGGTCCAAGCTGCGGAGCTAGGCGAGTATGTGAGCTTGCCAGGCGCAAGCTCGAACCCTCGTTCCTATTTTCGCGATGCCCATCTCTATCTGTCAACATCCCGTTGGGAAGGCATGCCGCTCGGCGTCCTCGAAGCGATGTCCGAAGGCTTGCCTATCGTTGCCACAGATGTGGTCGGCAATCGGGACCTTGTCGGTCACAATTCCAATGGTTTGCTTTTTTCTGACGGGGACGCCGTTGGCGGCGCGGCATGTGTCGCTAATCTGCTGGACGAAACGGCACGTCACGCGCTGGGCGCGGCGTCCCGCGCCGCGGTCGAGAGTCGTTATTCAGTCAATGTAATGGCGCAAAGAACAGCGGCGATCTATCGAGAGGTTCTTGGCGCCGGTTAG
- a CDS encoding O-antigen ligase family protein, with the protein MNTEVAGFSNFLLAVRLVAISSPLFLVLSIRNLSGSDAVGLFKLILIGSSVAVVVGLVLHILGVQIQDTQQQLWLGAGYGSVLRAGGIVGNSGEYGQVCALLSLLLLGAPLAGVKLNWWVALFGHSLAVLGIIFSSSRTSILMLLVGFLIFVAFQPKYYYKMLLAFVAVFFVIAVTIYSVGFDNLPLDIKNSMYRLDFFNISGQGQFADSVRLDTWSTIVELPYLSSVFGFGYKSFESYAGYFIDNSFLLAWVESGILGFFLFSAFWVATAVRFTLRSAMGRPWAILGMGVSMAFIARMMTGGAHAGWSAGPLFFMAIGLAWKMDFKSRSLGVDKTEHPVPNPAR; encoded by the coding sequence GTGAACACTGAAGTTGCGGGGTTCTCAAATTTCCTGCTGGCAGTAAGGCTTGTAGCAATTTCTTCTCCCTTATTTCTTGTGTTGTCCATTCGCAATTTGAGTGGCAGTGATGCTGTTGGCTTGTTTAAGCTTATTCTAATAGGGAGTAGTGTCGCCGTTGTGGTAGGGCTGGTTCTGCATATCTTAGGAGTGCAAATCCAGGATACCCAGCAGCAGCTCTGGCTGGGTGCTGGATATGGAAGTGTCCTGCGTGCGGGCGGAATTGTTGGGAATTCCGGGGAGTACGGCCAAGTCTGCGCCTTATTATCTCTATTGCTGTTAGGGGCGCCCTTGGCAGGCGTAAAATTGAATTGGTGGGTTGCCCTGTTTGGTCACTCGCTGGCAGTTTTAGGGATAATTTTTTCTTCCTCACGGACCAGCATTCTAATGTTGCTAGTGGGGTTTCTGATTTTTGTCGCCTTTCAGCCGAAATACTACTACAAAATGCTTCTTGCGTTCGTTGCTGTTTTTTTTGTTATAGCGGTGACTATTTATTCTGTAGGATTTGACAACCTACCTTTAGACATAAAAAACTCCATGTACAGATTGGATTTTTTTAATATCAGCGGTCAGGGGCAGTTTGCAGATTCAGTTAGGTTGGATACATGGTCGACAATCGTTGAGCTTCCGTATTTGTCATCTGTATTTGGTTTTGGTTACAAATCATTCGAGTCGTATGCTGGATACTTTATTGATAATTCGTTTTTATTAGCCTGGGTGGAGTCTGGTATCCTCGGCTTTTTCCTGTTTTCCGCTTTCTGGGTTGCTACCGCTGTGCGTTTCACACTTAGGTCCGCAATGGGGCGTCCTTGGGCGATTTTGGGCATGGGCGTGTCGATGGCGTTCATTGCCAGAATGATGACTGGCGGGGCGCATGCGGGATGGAGCGCTGGGCCACTTTTTTTCATGGCAATAGGATTGGCTTGGAAAATGGATTTTAAGTCCCGATCCCTAGGAGTGGATAAAACTGAACACCCTGTTCCTAACCCTGCGCGCTGA
- a CDS encoding sulfotransferase family protein — MTKPNTFIIGAPKCGTTALAHYLSERDDVFLSYPKEPFFLASDFPALLQRHGLGEMDDYLKLYSGADPEIHKVIIDASTNYLMSECAIKNALKLNPDAKFIALLRNPVDVAHAFHMEQLFAHNEDVNDFEEAWELQDARKAGRSIPNGCFEPKFLIYKEVVDFFPQVTRFFELVPEDRRLIILQEEMVVNMSSAYERVLAFLNLPSDGRSDFERQNASHAHRFPALAHLVLEPPELIAPAIEKVRTYLRRGRYAPVEKLKRWLNVPATRAPMSGEFRESLWRELKPTVMELSRVVPEVEVWLK; from the coding sequence ATGACCAAGCCCAACACCTTTATTATTGGCGCGCCGAAGTGCGGGACAACAGCGCTTGCGCACTATCTGTCTGAACGAGATGATGTGTTCCTGAGCTACCCGAAAGAACCTTTCTTTTTGGCGTCCGATTTTCCTGCGCTACTTCAACGGCACGGGCTTGGCGAAATGGATGATTATCTTAAACTATACAGTGGCGCCGACCCTGAAATTCATAAAGTAATTATTGACGCATCGACTAATTACTTGATGTCAGAATGCGCGATTAAAAATGCTCTTAAATTAAATCCTGACGCAAAATTCATCGCATTGCTTCGAAATCCGGTTGATGTTGCACACGCATTTCATATGGAGCAGTTATTTGCTCATAATGAGGATGTAAATGATTTTGAGGAAGCGTGGGAGCTTCAAGATGCTCGAAAAGCTGGTCGTAGCATACCTAATGGTTGTTTTGAGCCAAAGTTCTTGATTTACAAAGAGGTAGTCGATTTTTTTCCTCAGGTGACTAGGTTTTTTGAATTAGTGCCGGAGGATAGGCGGCTTATTATCCTACAGGAAGAGATGGTGGTAAACATGTCTTCAGCATATGAGCGGGTACTCGCATTTCTCAACTTGCCTTCGGATGGTCGTTCGGACTTTGAGCGGCAGAATGCATCTCACGCGCATCGATTTCCGGCGCTTGCACACCTAGTTCTCGAGCCGCCTGAATTGATTGCTCCAGCCATAGAAAAGGTTCGCACGTACCTACGACGCGGCAGATATGCCCCGGTGGAGAAGCTGAAGCGTTGGTTGAACGTTCCGGCTACGCGCGCACCCATGAGTGGTGAATTTAGAGAAAGTCTGTGGCGAGAGCTCAAGCCGACAGTCATGGAGTTGTCCCGCGTGGTTCCGGAAGTCGAGGTTTGGCTAAAGTAA
- a CDS encoding oligosaccharide flippase family protein, whose translation MSPAVAIARARARLATLAGDELLAKLAHGGLTALIIKIGAAGLSFLMVLMLARAMSAEEYGRFGFGFSLAMFLSVIASLGLHTGILRWWPEFTAKKSPDKAVAVLVFGLLWSAIAAVGMAVALGLAIPVLGWSGVAGLDYLYAAALLIVPLTLSEYVASALRAQGSVVRALAAKDIIWRAGFIALAIYAIGAAMSLSAGGVFLFAAAVLMGLVLLQLGRMLGGAGAPVRSVLTAKDGLELLRTALPMWGASVLFAFSQYVDVVLLGMFISPEEVGPYFAATRVANVLGLMLIAANMVAAPIISRLFHSDEHARMQQVLRMIAIGVTVPTLLAFGLIVVTGVPLLETFGAGFSEAYVPLILLSAAFGFNAVCGPTGYLLQMTGHQRAYAQIMLVTYGFTLAIQLVLIPTIGTTGAAIGTLFGLVAWNLWARHLALTKLNLDPTIFSLRAR comes from the coding sequence ATGAGCCCAGCGGTTGCCATTGCGCGGGCGCGGGCCAGGCTGGCGACGCTGGCGGGCGATGAGCTTCTGGCCAAACTCGCCCATGGCGGGTTGACGGCGCTTATCATCAAAATCGGCGCGGCAGGACTGTCGTTCCTGATGGTCCTGATGCTGGCCCGTGCCATGAGCGCGGAAGAATATGGCCGGTTTGGGTTTGGCTTTTCGCTGGCCATGTTCCTCAGCGTCATTGCCAGCCTGGGCCTACATACCGGCATTTTGCGTTGGTGGCCGGAGTTCACAGCAAAAAAATCTCCAGACAAGGCAGTCGCCGTCCTAGTTTTCGGATTGCTTTGGTCCGCGATCGCGGCCGTTGGCATGGCAGTGGCACTGGGTCTAGCTATTCCAGTACTAGGGTGGTCGGGCGTGGCTGGGCTTGACTATCTCTACGCTGCGGCCTTGCTGATCGTTCCGCTGACCTTGTCTGAATATGTTGCGAGTGCGCTTCGGGCGCAGGGCAGTGTGGTTCGGGCTTTGGCGGCGAAAGACATCATCTGGCGAGCTGGTTTTATTGCCTTGGCGATCTATGCGATCGGCGCGGCCATGAGTTTGTCTGCGGGTGGTGTCTTCCTGTTCGCGGCGGCGGTTTTGATGGGGTTGGTCTTGCTGCAACTGGGCCGAATGCTCGGTGGTGCAGGTGCGCCGGTGCGGAGCGTCCTGACGGCGAAAGATGGCCTTGAGCTGCTGCGCACGGCGCTACCCATGTGGGGTGCGTCGGTTCTCTTTGCCTTCAGCCAGTATGTCGATGTCGTCCTGCTGGGCATGTTCATCTCGCCTGAAGAAGTCGGCCCGTACTTTGCTGCCACCCGGGTCGCAAACGTGCTCGGCCTGATGCTCATTGCCGCCAATATGGTTGCCGCTCCCATCATATCGCGCCTGTTCCATTCCGATGAGCATGCTCGGATGCAGCAGGTCCTTCGGATGATCGCAATCGGTGTCACCGTGCCAACGCTCCTGGCTTTCGGATTGATTGTCGTCACCGGTGTGCCGTTGCTTGAAACCTTCGGGGCCGGTTTCTCTGAAGCTTATGTCCCGCTCATCCTCCTGTCGGCCGCGTTTGGCTTCAATGCAGTCTGTGGGCCGACAGGCTATTTGTTGCAGATGACAGGACATCAGCGAGCATATGCACAGATCATGCTGGTGACCTATGGGTTCACCCTGGCGATACAGCTGGTGCTCATTCCAACGATTGGGACAACCGGCGCTGCAATAGGAACCCTTTTCGGCCTGGTCGCCTGGAACCTCTGGGCACGCCACCTAGCCCTCACCAAACTCAACCTCGACCCCACGATTTTTTCATTGCGAGCAAGATGA
- a CDS encoding glycosyltransferase produces the protein MRVAIVHYWLLHMRGGEKVLESLCKLFPQADIFTHVYNPDGVSETIRRHKVQTTGISKLPGALKRYRSYLPFMPYALESLDLSGYDLVISSEAGPAKGVIAPPDAPHICYCHSPMRYLWDQYHVYKAGAGRLAKLTMPLLAPGLRQWDVTTAARVDQFIANSSHVEKRINKYWRREARVIYPPVAVEDFSPAPLSEREDFYLWAGELVSYKRPDIVVDAFNKLGKKLVVIGGPENTRQALAAKANDNVTFLGKVPFAVLKSHMARCKALVFPGEEDFGIVPVEVMASGRPVIAYNRGGATETVRDGISGLLFDEQSVGGLIDAIGRFERSGLLQADPHTIAAHTIRFSEANFLSDMCDVFAQYGIEPEMAERLVEAAQ, from the coding sequence TTGAGAGTTGCAATTGTCCACTACTGGTTGCTGCACATGCGCGGGGGCGAAAAGGTCCTTGAATCGCTGTGCAAGCTTTTCCCCCAAGCTGACATCTTCACCCATGTCTATAATCCGGATGGGGTCAGCGAGACCATTCGACGCCACAAGGTGCAGACGACCGGCATTTCGAAGCTGCCGGGCGCATTGAAGCGTTATCGCAGCTATTTGCCTTTCATGCCCTATGCGCTCGAAAGCCTGGACCTATCGGGTTATGACCTGGTGATTTCCAGCGAGGCCGGGCCGGCCAAGGGTGTCATTGCGCCGCCCGATGCACCGCATATCTGCTATTGCCACTCGCCGATGCGTTATCTGTGGGATCAGTATCATGTCTATAAGGCCGGAGCAGGGCGGCTGGCCAAGCTGACCATGCCGCTGCTGGCCCCTGGTCTCAGGCAATGGGACGTGACCACGGCGGCGCGTGTCGACCAGTTCATAGCCAACTCGTCCCATGTCGAAAAGCGCATCAACAAATATTGGCGGCGCGAGGCCAGGGTGATCTATCCGCCAGTGGCAGTGGAGGATTTTTCGCCGGCGCCGTTATCCGAGCGCGAGGATTTCTATCTCTGGGCCGGCGAGCTGGTCAGCTATAAGCGGCCTGACATCGTCGTTGATGCCTTCAACAAGCTGGGCAAGAAGCTGGTGGTGATCGGTGGGCCGGAGAATACGCGCCAGGCACTGGCGGCCAAGGCCAATGACAATGTCACCTTCCTGGGCAAGGTGCCTTTTGCCGTGCTCAAGAGCCATATGGCCCGCTGCAAGGCACTGGTCTTTCCGGGCGAGGAAGATTTCGGCATCGTGCCGGTCGAGGTGATGGCCTCGGGCCGTCCGGTGATTGCCTATAATCGCGGGGGCGCCACCGAGACAGTGCGCGACGGCATTTCCGGACTGCTGTTCGACGAGCAGAGCGTGGGCGGGCTGATCGATGCCATCGGGCGTTTCGAGCGGTCCGGACTATTGCAGGCCGATCCGCACACGATTGCGGCCCATACCATACGCTTCAGCGAGGCCAATTTCCTGTCCGATATGTGCGATGTGTTCGCGCAATATGGCATCGAGCCCGAAATGGCCGAGCGCCTGGTCGAGGCCGCCCAATGA